In Onychomys torridus chromosome 15, mOncTor1.1, whole genome shotgun sequence, the following proteins share a genomic window:
- the LOC118596371 gene encoding 60S ribosomal protein L21-like, which produces MTNTKGKRRGTRYMFSRPFRKHGVIPLATYMRIYMKGDIVDIKGMGTVQKGMPHKCYLGKTGRVYNVTQHAMGIIVNKQVQGKILAKRINVRIEHIKHSKSRDSFLKRVKENNQKKKEAKEKGTRVQLKRQPAPSREAHFVRTNWKEPELLEPIPYEFMA; this is translated from the coding sequence ATGACGAacacaaagggaaagaggagaggcacCCGCTACATGTTCTCCAGGCCCTTTAGGAAGCATGGAGTTATTCCTTTGGCCACTTACATGCGAATCTACATGAAAGGTGATATTGTTGACATCAAGGGAATGGGCACTGTTCAAAAAGGAATGCCTCATAAGTGTTACCTTGGCAAAACCGGAAGAGTCTACAATGTCACTCAGCATGCCATGGGCATCATTGTAAACAAGCAAGTTCAGGGCAAGATTCTCGCCAAGAGAATTAACGTGCGTATTGAGCACATCAAGCACTCTAAGAGCCGAGACAGCTTCCTGAAGCGTGTGAAGGAGAACaaccagaagaaaaaggaagccaaAGAGAAGGGCACCAGGGTTCAGCTGAAGCGCCAACCTGCCCCATCCAGAGAAGCACACTTTGTGAGGACTAACTGGAAGGAGCCTGAGCTGCTGGAGCCCATTCCATACGAATTCATGGCCTaa